One part of the Actinomycetota bacterium genome encodes these proteins:
- the tatC gene encoding twin-arginine translocase subunit TatC, translating to MRDAPRAEARMTIIEHLQELRHRLVVSALALFLGSIVAYIFYDPILEVLKLPLDQGGTIAGFKVELSVRGVTSAFLVRIKVSIFGGLVIALPVVLYQLWRFITPGLEPREKRYALPFVAGSIGLFALGALFAYLTLPQAIGFLLGFAEGLQPIIFIDEYVGFVMFMVLAFGITFELPMVVLFLGAAGIVSSRRLRGLRRHALVGSAVIAAVATPSQDPYTLVLMAVPLYLMYEISLLIIRFVMKK from the coding sequence ATGCGCGACGCCCCGCGCGCCGAGGCGCGCATGACGATCATCGAGCACCTCCAGGAGCTCCGTCACCGGCTCGTCGTCAGCGCGCTCGCGCTGTTCCTCGGCAGCATCGTGGCCTACATCTTCTACGACCCGATCCTCGAGGTCTTGAAGCTGCCGCTCGATCAGGGCGGCACGATCGCCGGTTTCAAGGTCGAGCTAAGCGTGCGAGGCGTGACGAGCGCGTTCCTGGTTCGCATCAAGGTGAGCATCTTCGGCGGGCTGGTCATCGCGCTTCCCGTCGTCCTGTATCAACTCTGGCGCTTCATCACCCCGGGTCTGGAGCCCAGGGAGAAGCGGTACGCGCTTCCGTTCGTCGCCGGCTCGATCGGGCTGTTCGCGCTCGGGGCGCTATTCGCGTATCTCACGCTGCCGCAGGCGATCGGTTTCCTGCTCGGCTTCGCCGAAGGCCTTCAGCCGATCATCTTCATCGACGAGTACGTGGGATTCGTCATGTTCATGGTGCTGGCCTTCGGGATCACCTTCGAGCTGCCGATGGTCGTCCTGTTCCTGGGGGCCGCCGGGATCGTTTCGTCGAGGCGGCTCCGCGGGCTCCGGCGGCACGCGCTCGTCGGCTCGGCGGTCATCGCAGCGGTCGCGACGCCATCCCAAGATCCGTACACGCTCGTCCTGATGGCGGTACCGTTGTACCTCATGTACGAGATATCGCTGCTGATCATCCGGTTCGTCATGAAGAAGTAG
- a CDS encoding diacylglycerol kinase family protein: MSEGRSVGLVVNPSSGRGKAARVLPEVLTRLTGMGCEVEVLESRSAEHASELGADAASRHEVVAAVGGDGMVAFVAQGVIGSRAALGIVPAGTGNDLAANLGYARRKPLEACVVLARGRRRSIDIGRIEGGRAFLCVAGGGFDSEVNRDANRIRYLRGTAVYLVAVLRTLKRFRPARFDVTLDDERRSFAGMFVAVGNASSYGGGMRITPDARLDDGVFDVCMVGEMGRATLLAQLPRLFTGGHVRHPAVEVARARRVRIEADRPFALYADGEEVGPLPATLTLEPSALDVVAP; encoded by the coding sequence ATGTCCGAGGGCCGCTCGGTCGGCCTCGTCGTCAATCCCTCATCCGGGCGCGGGAAAGCCGCGCGCGTCCTTCCCGAGGTGCTGACCCGGCTGACCGGGATGGGGTGCGAGGTCGAGGTGCTCGAATCTCGATCCGCCGAGCACGCCTCCGAGCTCGGTGCGGATGCCGCGTCGCGTCACGAGGTCGTCGCCGCCGTGGGCGGGGACGGCATGGTTGCCTTCGTCGCCCAAGGGGTGATCGGGTCGCGCGCGGCGCTCGGGATCGTGCCGGCGGGTACGGGGAACGACCTCGCGGCGAACCTCGGATATGCGAGGCGCAAGCCGCTCGAGGCGTGCGTCGTGCTCGCACGCGGCCGACGCCGATCCATCGACATCGGCCGGATCGAGGGCGGGCGCGCCTTCCTCTGTGTCGCCGGAGGCGGCTTCGACTCCGAGGTGAATCGGGATGCCAATCGCATCCGCTACCTGCGCGGAACGGCGGTATATCTGGTCGCCGTCCTGCGGACGCTCAAGCGCTTCCGCCCCGCGCGCTTCGACGTAACGCTCGACGACGAGCGGCGCTCCTTCGCCGGCATGTTCGTGGCGGTCGGCAACGCCTCGTCGTACGGCGGGGGCATGCGGATCACGCCGGACGCCCGGCTCGACGACGGCGTCTTCGACGTGTGCATGGTCGGCGAGATGGGGAGGGCCACATTGCTGGCGCAGCTCCCGCGGCTCTTCACCGGCGGGCACGTCCGGCATCCGGCGGTCGAGGTCGCACGGGCCCGGCGCGTTCGGATAGAGGCCGACCGTCCGTTCGCCTTGTACGCCGACGGTGAGGAGGTCGGGCCGCTCCCCGCCACCCTCACGCTGGAACCGTCGGCGTTGGACGTTGTCGCGCCCTGA
- the tatA gene encoding twin-arginine translocase TatA/TatE family subunit, which yields MFQRLGPLEIALILAILVLLFGAKKLPDLGKSMGKSIREFRSATKGLADDDDDLADKDAAPDEAKPASKAKAKGPAD from the coding sequence ATGTTCCAGCGTCTCGGTCCTCTTGAGATTGCGCTGATACTCGCGATCCTCGTGCTGCTCTTCGGTGCCAAGAAGCTGCCCGATCTCGGGAAGTCGATGGGGAAGTCGATCCGCGAATTCCGGAGTGCGACGAAGGGCCTCGCGGACGACGACGACGACCTCGCCGATAAGGACGCTGCTCCGGACGAGGCGAAGCCGGCGAGCAAGGCGAAAGCTAAGGGCCCCGCGGACTAG
- a CDS encoding LPXTG cell wall anchor domain-containing protein — MIKRRAFVIPMITLVIMTALAAIAPAAHADGGDFSIDFIAAGPFTYDHDTGVGGEYADRTISKTEGVVESLEGGDFECGDKVVYFAAITVDAGATGEQDIEIDVGFLAEPTGQPGVGHVDLVSASPNTGDSGMAGDTGDTTASIVPGTEEIDTSGSSDELVATIAINNLDPGEVFILRLVTELGCIFDSEPTGNLQAEIHAGRVVAPEEDAIRIGNQTIPFKSLADISQPASVSVSVGACPAPGSPTVPVTIEIDPAGSATVTITGPGGPYVVTGDGDTLDLEPGNYSWTAEAMPGFILSGATSGDFTVQECPSLPAAVSVDVGACPAPGSPTVPVTISIDPDSSATVTIEGPGGPYVVTGDGDVLDLLPGDYTWTAEAAPTYELEVDSGEFTVQGCPFLPASVSVEVGACPAPGSATVPVTVTIDPPGSATVTIEGPGGPYVVTGDGDTLDLLAGDYTWTAEAAATYELESDSGEFTVQPCPAILASVIVTVGACPATSSDTKPVSVTINPDGAADVTITGPGGYNAVVTGTGATLDLAPGTYTWSAVANPTFELLGAAEGTFEVGSCVIQVLPKTILPKTGTELPGLGAFGLAFVLLGVGMVAFSRRQTPVAVSGRRTAIVDRLSGRSESVGFFVPGPVIQRITDLRRRIPRRMHRRVTNRGTAT, encoded by the coding sequence ATGATAAAGAGACGAGCGTTCGTCATCCCAATGATCACCCTCGTGATCATGACTGCGCTCGCAGCGATCGCCCCGGCGGCGCATGCGGACGGAGGAGATTTCTCCATCGACTTCATCGCAGCCGGCCCGTTCACCTACGACCACGACACGGGCGTCGGGGGCGAGTACGCCGACCGCACGATCTCCAAGACGGAAGGCGTCGTCGAGTCACTCGAAGGCGGCGACTTCGAATGTGGAGACAAGGTCGTCTACTTCGCAGCGATCACCGTGGACGCTGGGGCGACCGGCGAACAGGACATCGAGATCGATGTCGGTTTCCTCGCCGAGCCAACCGGACAGCCGGGGGTCGGACACGTCGACCTCGTTAGTGCGTCACCGAACACCGGTGACAGCGGCATGGCCGGCGACACGGGCGACACCACAGCTTCGATCGTTCCGGGGACCGAAGAGATCGACACTTCGGGATCCAGCGACGAGCTGGTCGCCACGATCGCCATCAACAACCTCGACCCCGGAGAGGTCTTCATCCTCCGATTGGTCACGGAGTTGGGTTGCATCTTCGACTCCGAACCAACCGGCAACCTCCAGGCCGAGATCCACGCCGGACGGGTCGTCGCCCCCGAAGAGGACGCGATCCGGATCGGGAACCAGACGATTCCGTTCAAGAGCTTGGCCGACATCTCGCAGCCGGCTTCCGTCTCGGTGTCCGTCGGTGCCTGTCCGGCACCCGGTTCGCCGACGGTTCCGGTAACGATCGAGATCGATCCGGCAGGCTCGGCGACGGTGACCATCACCGGGCCGGGAGGCCCCTACGTGGTTACGGGCGACGGCGACACGCTGGACCTCGAGCCCGGGAACTACAGCTGGACGGCCGAGGCGATGCCGGGGTTCATCCTCAGCGGAGCCACGTCCGGGGACTTCACCGTGCAGGAATGCCCATCCCTGCCGGCTGCGGTCTCGGTCGATGTCGGCGCGTGCCCCGCTCCGGGGTCCCCGACGGTTCCGGTGACGATCTCGATCGATCCGGATTCTTCGGCCACAGTGACGATCGAAGGTCCGGGCGGTCCGTACGTGGTCACCGGCGACGGTGACGTGCTGGATCTGCTGCCGGGCGATTACACCTGGACGGCGGAAGCAGCGCCGACGTATGAGCTGGAGGTCGACTCCGGCGAGTTCACCGTGCAGGGATGTCCGTTCCTGCCGGCGTCGGTTTCGGTCGAAGTCGGTGCCTGCCCGGCACCGGGCTCGGCGACGGTTCCGGTCACCGTGACGATCGATCCTCCGGGTTCGGCCACCGTCACGATCGAAGGTCCGGGCGGTCCGTACGTCGTTACCGGCGACGGTGACACGTTGGACCTCCTCGCCGGCGATTACACATGGACGGCGGAAGCGGCTGCGACGTACGAGCTGGAGTCTGACTCCGGCGAGTTCACGGTCCAGCCGTGTCCCGCCATCCTGGCGTCGGTCATCGTGACCGTCGGCGCATGTCCGGCGACTTCGTCGGACACCAAGCCGGTGTCGGTCACGATCAACCCCGACGGCGCGGCGGACGTCACGATCACCGGCCCGGGCGGGTACAACGCCGTCGTTACGGGTACGGGCGCGACGCTCGACCTCGCACCGGGCACGTACACCTGGAGCGCAGTGGCCAATCCGACGTTCGAGCTCCTCGGCGCCGCCGAGGGAACGTTCGAGGTCGGCAGCTGCGTGATACAGGTGTTGCCGAAGACGATCCTGCCGAAGACCGGTACCGAGCTTCCGGGTCTGGGAGCTTTCGGTCTCGCCTTCGTTCTCCTCGGTGTCGGGATGGTGGCGTTCTCTCGCCGCCAGACCCCCGTCGCCGTGAGCGGCCGCCGCACAGCGATCGTCGATCGCCTGAGCGGACGGTCCGAGAGCGTCGGATTCTTCGTACCGGGACCCGTCATCCAGCGGATAACCGATCTCAGGCGACGCATCCCCCGCCGGATGCATCGTCGGGTGACGAACCGCGGGACTGCCACCTAA